In Campylobacter showae CSUNSWCD, one genomic interval encodes:
- a CDS encoding glucose-6-phosphate isomerase: MLKNELFFEKTPLSAISSYAKRMNDELKGGEIGYYHLPEIGANLLSEIAEYEATLAHIKSVVLVGIGGSSLGVKALKTMLSGAKRSRERELYFLDNVDAFSFESVCESIKFDETLFIISSKSGTTIETITLFKCILERFKPSNLSANFIVITDPASPLEAYAKQNGVKFFNIPKNVGGRFSVLSAIGLVPLMLCGYDAAALLEGARACKRRFLEDGDDTLLQKAYHYATHKNAKINVIFSYGDRFLEFNDWYVQLWAESLGKKKGYKRYGLTPVGLIGSRDQHSFLQLIMDGVKDKTVSFIKVTAADVNTAIPSISLNGLEGCDFVNGLNLGELINAQCGATMHALVQEGISVDVIELERLDEASAGFLIYYFELLTSATGIMLGINTYDQPGVEVGKRILKTMLTAGK; the protein is encoded by the coding sequence ATGCTAAAAAATGAGCTATTTTTTGAAAAAACGCCGCTAAGCGCGATCAGCTCCTACGCCAAGCGCATGAACGACGAGCTAAAAGGCGGCGAGATCGGCTACTATCACCTACCGGAAATCGGCGCAAATTTACTAAGCGAAATAGCCGAGTATGAGGCGACGCTCGCGCACATAAAAAGCGTCGTACTGGTAGGCATCGGCGGCAGCAGCCTGGGCGTCAAGGCGCTAAAAACGATGCTATCAGGCGCTAAAAGGAGCCGCGAGCGAGAGCTCTATTTTCTTGATAACGTGGACGCCTTTAGCTTTGAGAGCGTTTGCGAGAGCATCAAATTTGACGAAACGCTTTTTATCATCTCGTCAAAATCAGGCACCACGATCGAGACGATCACGCTATTTAAATGCATCTTGGAGCGCTTTAAGCCCTCAAATTTGAGCGCAAATTTCATCGTCATCACCGATCCAGCCTCACCGCTAGAAGCCTACGCCAAGCAAAACGGCGTCAAATTTTTTAATATCCCCAAAAACGTCGGCGGCAGATTTAGCGTGCTTAGCGCGATCGGGCTCGTACCGCTGATGCTATGCGGATACGATGCAGCGGCATTGCTCGAGGGCGCCAGGGCGTGCAAAAGGCGCTTTTTAGAAGACGGCGACGATACGCTACTGCAAAAAGCCTATCACTACGCGACGCACAAAAACGCCAAAATCAACGTGATATTTAGCTACGGCGATAGATTTTTGGAGTTTAACGACTGGTACGTGCAGCTGTGGGCGGAGAGTCTGGGCAAGAAAAAGGGCTACAAGCGCTACGGCCTCACGCCCGTCGGACTCATCGGCTCGCGTGATCAACACAGCTTTTTGCAGCTCATCATGGACGGTGTGAAGGACAAAACGGTAAGCTTCATCAAGGTAACCGCCGCAGACGTAAACACTGCGATACCGAGCATTAGCCTAAACGGCCTTGAGGGCTGTGATTTCGTAAACGGGCTAAATTTAGGCGAACTAATCAACGCCCAGTGTGGCGCCACCATGCATGCGCTCGTGCAAGAAGGCATCAGTGTAGACGTTATCGAGCTTGAGCGACTAGACGAGGCGAGCGCGGGATTTTTGATTTATTATTTCGAACTTCTCACGTCCGCTACAGGCATAATGCTAGGCATAAACACCTACGATCAGCCGGGCGTCGAGGTCGGCAAACGCATACTAAAGACGATGCTAACGGCGGGCAAGTAA
- the galU gene encoding UTP--glucose-1-phosphate uridylyltransferase GalU, which produces MIQTCLFPAAGYGTRFLPATKSLPKEMLPILTKPLIHYGVDEALEAGMKNMAFITGRGKRALEDYFDISYELEHQISGTNKEHLLTEIRELMARCTFSFTRQESMRGLGNAIHTGKVLVRDEPFGVVLADDLCINEEGEGVLSQMVKIYEKYRCSIVAVMEVPIEQSKNYGIVTGRAIEDDLLMVSDMVEKPDPKEAPSNLAVIGRYILTPDIFTILERTKPGKNGEVQITDALKEQAKDGMVLAYKFKGKRFDCGSVEGFVQATNFFYELGKNAKK; this is translated from the coding sequence ATGATACAGACTTGTTTATTTCCGGCTGCGGGCTACGGCACGAGATTTTTGCCTGCGACTAAATCGCTACCAAAAGAGATGTTGCCGATCCTGACCAAGCCGCTCATTCACTACGGCGTGGACGAAGCGCTGGAGGCCGGCATGAAAAACATGGCCTTCATCACAGGCCGCGGCAAACGCGCACTGGAGGATTATTTTGATATCAGCTACGAGCTAGAGCATCAGATCTCAGGCACAAACAAAGAGCACCTGCTAACCGAGATCAGAGAGCTAATGGCGCGCTGCACGTTTTCATTCACGCGCCAAGAGAGCATGAGAGGCCTAGGTAACGCTATCCACACGGGCAAAGTCCTCGTACGCGACGAGCCCTTTGGCGTGGTGTTAGCTGATGACCTATGTATCAACGAAGAGGGCGAAGGCGTGCTATCTCAAATGGTAAAAATCTACGAGAAGTACCGCTGCAGCATCGTCGCAGTGATGGAAGTGCCGATCGAACAGAGCAAAAACTACGGCATCGTCACGGGCCGCGCGATCGAGGACGATCTGCTCATGGTTAGCGACATGGTCGAAAAACCAGACCCTAAAGAAGCTCCGAGCAACCTCGCTGTCATCGGTCGCTATATCCTCACGCCTGACATCTTCACGATCCTAGAGCGCACCAAGCCCGGCAAAAACGGCGAAGTGCAAATCACCGACGCGCTAAAAGAACAAGCCAAAGACGGCATGGTGCTAGCGTATAAATTTAAGGGTAAGCGCTTTGACTGCGGCAGCGTCGAGGGCTTCGTGCAGGCGACTAATTTCTTCTACGAGCTAGGCAAAAATGCTAAAAAATGA
- a CDS encoding flavodoxin family protein, which yields MKKIVIYTSATGNTKKVGLAIANELGCEAVKFSEDLHLNLDDYDFIALGFYVDKGDAEPKFKHFLREIKGKKVGVFMTLGMDPEHEHAMNCLEKAKVVLREGENEILREFYCQGAIDPKVIEQLRKMGEAAPNDPRYAVTPEREARWARAATHPDANDLENAKAAFKGI from the coding sequence ATGAAAAAAATAGTTATCTACACGAGCGCGACTGGAAATACCAAGAAAGTCGGTCTTGCTATCGCAAACGAGCTTGGCTGCGAAGCGGTCAAATTTAGCGAGGATCTGCACCTAAATTTGGACGACTACGACTTTATCGCGCTTGGATTTTACGTCGATAAGGGCGACGCAGAGCCTAAATTTAAACACTTTTTGCGCGAGATAAAGGGCAAAAAAGTGGGTGTATTTATGACGCTAGGCATGGATCCCGAGCACGAGCACGCGATGAACTGCCTAGAAAAGGCAAAAGTCGTGCTACGCGAGGGCGAAAATGAAATTTTACGCGAGTTTTACTGTCAAGGCGCGATCGATCCAAAAGTCATCGAGCAGCTACGCAAAATGGGCGAAGCTGCTCCTAACGACCCGCGCTATGCCGTAACTCCTGAGCGCGAAGCCAGATGGGCAAGAGCTGCAACCCACCCCGACGCAAACGACCTAGAAAACGCAAAAGCAGCGTTTAAAGGGATATAA
- a CDS encoding radical SAM protein, producing the protein MFETRQKGHAGPTRPKKIKMATNAEVEKFLTEELPAQKDGVIYIHVPFCDNICSFCSMNRTKLEDELDSYTQYLLGETRKYGKFPYLQAKNIRSVYFGGGTPTILKEKHLEPIITALRSNFNISDDCEFSLETTLHNLNLSKVRLLESLGVNRFSIGVQTFSDKGRKLLNRVHDKKGAIEHLKMIKQNFSGMVCTDIIFNYPEQTIDEVLEDARLVDELNIDSTSFYSLQLFEKSQLAKTVSQDYYDVNYERELHNAFVEKLLGTGNYEVLEHTKFNRIGRDRYQYIRLSHEGADILPLGRGSGGKLGYYDIYNAKEKMRMINKVDDKQRAEARLKNLFMYPKINLAQVKSLVSDETFSALMEFFKKCESKGYMHIENGFLNYTMGGIFWGMSIGTEVANISQKDFE; encoded by the coding sequence ATGTTTGAAACCAGGCAAAAAGGGCACGCCGGACCTACGCGTCCCAAAAAAATAAAGATGGCGACTAACGCCGAGGTGGAGAAATTTTTAACCGAGGAGCTGCCCGCGCAAAAGGACGGCGTGATCTATATCCACGTGCCTTTTTGTGACAATATCTGCTCGTTTTGCTCAATGAACCGCACGAAGCTAGAAGACGAGCTAGATAGCTACACGCAGTATCTACTGGGCGAGACCAGGAAATACGGTAAATTCCCGTATCTACAAGCTAAAAATATCCGCAGCGTCTATTTTGGCGGCGGAACTCCTACGATACTAAAAGAAAAACACCTAGAACCGATCATCACGGCTCTGCGCTCAAATTTTAATATCTCGGACGACTGCGAATTTAGCCTAGAAACCACGCTACACAATCTAAATTTAAGCAAAGTGCGCCTGTTAGAAAGCCTAGGCGTAAACCGCTTTAGCATCGGCGTGCAGACCTTTTCGGACAAAGGCCGCAAGCTGCTAAACCGCGTCCACGACAAAAAAGGCGCGATAGAGCACCTAAAAATGATCAAGCAAAATTTTAGCGGCATGGTTTGCACGGATATTATATTTAACTACCCCGAGCAAACGATAGACGAGGTGCTAGAGGATGCGCGCCTAGTCGATGAGCTAAACATCGATAGCACGAGCTTTTATTCGCTTCAGCTTTTTGAAAAATCGCAGCTCGCAAAGACCGTGTCGCAGGATTATTACGACGTAAATTACGAGCGCGAGCTGCATAATGCGTTTGTAGAAAAGCTGCTAGGTACGGGCAACTACGAGGTGCTAGAGCATACTAAATTTAACCGCATCGGCCGCGACCGCTATCAGTACATACGCCTAAGCCACGAGGGCGCCGATATCCTGCCCCTTGGAAGAGGCTCTGGCGGAAAGCTAGGCTACTACGACATCTATAACGCAAAAGAAAAAATGCGTATGATAAATAAAGTAGACGACAAACAGCGTGCCGAAGCGCGGCTAAAAAACCTCTTTATGTACCCAAAAATCAACCTCGCGCAGGTAAAAAGCCTAGTTAGCGATGAGACCTTTAGTGCGCTAATGGAGTTTTTCAAAAAATGCGAAAGCAAAGGCTATATGCACATAGAAAACGGCTTTTTAAACTACACGATGGGCGGCATATTTTGGGGTATGTCGATCGGCACCGAAGTAGCAAATATCTCACAAAAGGACTTTGAATGA
- a CDS encoding DUF2470 domain-containing protein, which yields MQLSEEAREAKEMALGMMNDNFIGLTEDMCAKFGGFTNPQNVKMTDITEDGMHIACDEGEVFVPFEKKAELTVESLRDEVINIVNSMEN from the coding sequence ATGCAGCTAAGCGAGGAAGCAAGAGAAGCCAAAGAGATGGCGCTAGGAATGATGAACGATAACTTCATCGGCCTTACAGAGGATATGTGCGCAAAATTTGGCGGCTTTACGAACCCGCAAAACGTCAAAATGACCGATATCACCGAGGACGGCATGCACATCGCCTGCGACGAGGGCGAAGTCTTCGTGCCGTTTGAGAAAAAGGCCGAGCTAACGGTCGAGAGCCTACGTGACGAAGTCATAAATATAGTAAATAGTATGGAAAATTAG
- a CDS encoding cyclic peptide export ABC transporter produces MFKKISKKTLWQIITMIVSSAVFSGSGILILAFINKYLLNLKEQDAQILLAFFALLILFLGFSVLSRIALSVIGNDFVYELRAKTIKRILDTANQKIVAAGKSNLIASLSSDVRSLTDGFMQVPSIIQGVLIIGATGAYVLYISAEIFVFLVLWMSAATWICRYFIKNIHKYYEQCRNGEDALYRDYQTCIEGHRELSLNLARAKRLFWDRFIPNAKSLRENIVKAEIHQSFMSNWLNTVMLGAVGIEIYFCLAYDAASLQDAITVALAILFLRAPLMMLLYSVPSVFRARIAYERLKKLDLAPFEPEFELGETAPQIWQKLRLKDINFAYDEGSEFALKDINLEIRRGETVFLIGKNGSGKSTLFMILAGLLAPKSGEMFADDVRITESNLKSYANTISAVFSDFYLFDEVMSDDGALIDELLKKMSIENKVSVKEGNFSTLNLSQGQKKRLAMVAALLEKRKFLILDEWAADQDPEFRRHFYTEFLPELKAQGYTVFAISHDDAYFDAADKIYEIRNGQIALVKG; encoded by the coding sequence ATGTTTAAAAAAATCTCAAAAAAAACGCTTTGGCAAATCATCACCATGATCGTATCTAGCGCCGTTTTTAGCGGTTCGGGTATCCTCATCCTAGCCTTTATCAACAAATACCTCTTAAATTTAAAAGAACAAGACGCTCAAATTTTGCTCGCATTTTTCGCGCTCTTGATTTTATTTCTGGGCTTTTCGGTGCTCTCGCGCATCGCTCTTAGCGTGATTGGCAACGACTTTGTCTACGAGCTGCGAGCCAAAACGATAAAAAGGATCCTAGATACCGCAAATCAAAAAATCGTAGCCGCGGGCAAGTCAAATTTGATCGCCTCGCTCTCAAGCGACGTGCGCAGCCTAACCGACGGCTTTATGCAGGTGCCAAGCATCATCCAAGGCGTGCTTATCATCGGCGCGACGGGCGCTTACGTGCTTTATATCTCGGCCGAGATTTTCGTGTTTTTGGTGCTTTGGATGAGCGCGGCGACATGGATTTGCCGATACTTCATCAAAAATATCCACAAATACTACGAACAATGCCGTAACGGCGAGGACGCGCTATACCGCGACTATCAGACCTGCATCGAGGGACATAGGGAGCTTAGCTTAAATTTAGCCCGCGCGAAGCGGCTTTTTTGGGACCGCTTTATCCCAAACGCAAAAAGCCTGCGCGAAAATATCGTAAAAGCCGAGATCCATCAATCCTTTATGAGCAACTGGCTAAACACCGTGATGCTGGGCGCCGTGGGCATCGAGATATATTTTTGCCTAGCCTACGACGCTGCGAGCCTGCAAGACGCGATCACGGTGGCCTTGGCGATACTTTTTTTACGAGCGCCTCTTATGATGCTGCTTTACTCCGTGCCTAGCGTATTTCGCGCGCGCATCGCCTACGAGCGGCTAAAAAAGCTTGACCTAGCGCCCTTTGAGCCTGAATTTGAGCTAGGCGAGACGGCTCCGCAAATTTGGCAAAAACTGCGCCTAAAAGATATAAATTTCGCCTACGACGAGGGGAGCGAATTTGCGCTAAAGGATATAAATTTAGAGATCAGACGCGGCGAGACGGTGTTTTTGATCGGCAAAAACGGTAGCGGCAAAAGCACGCTATTTATGATCCTAGCCGGGCTTCTGGCGCCAAAAAGCGGCGAGATGTTCGCAGATGACGTCAGGATCACCGAGTCAAATTTAAAAAGCTACGCAAACACGATCAGCGCGGTGTTTAGCGACTTTTATCTCTTTGACGAGGTTATGAGCGACGATGGGGCGCTGATAGATGAGCTACTAAAAAAGATGTCGATAGAAAATAAAGTAAGCGTCAAAGAGGGAAATTTCAGCACGCTAAATCTCTCCCAAGGCCAGAAAAAACGTCTCGCTATGGTCGCGGCGCTGCTTGAAAAACGCAAATTTTTGATCCTTGACGAGTGGGCGGCCGATCAAGACCCCGAGTTTAGGCGGCATTTTTACACGGAGTTTTTGCCTGAGCTAAAGGCGCAAGGCTACACTGTTTTTGCGATCAGTCACGACGATGCGTATTTTGACGCGGCGGATAAAATTTACGAGATACGAAACGGGCAGATCGCGCTCGTTAAGGGCTAA
- a CDS encoding IMPACT family protein, with translation MQTVLRVVSTKTEAKKSTFLCFLCPICEFKALHERLKAEHPKAAHVVWALRERNGYGQIVENQSDDGEPKGTSGQPSLNALRGAQLVNASALIVRYFGGIKLGTGGLVRAYGAAVNAAIEEAEGCGALVKFEIKSLCVFFTLYALGSRFEHYFEKRNLSFEREFNEEGAIWRVEFNSAEFEEFQAFASGFEQEGFKFYALPLAAKG, from the coding sequence TTGCAAACGGTTTTGCGGGTCGTATCGACCAAAACTGAAGCCAAAAAATCGACGTTTTTATGCTTTTTGTGCCCGATTTGCGAGTTTAAAGCCCTTCACGAGCGGCTAAAGGCGGAGCATCCAAAGGCCGCGCACGTCGTGTGGGCGCTGCGCGAGCGAAACGGCTACGGCCAGATAGTGGAAAATCAAAGCGACGACGGAGAGCCGAAGGGTACTAGCGGGCAACCCTCGCTAAATGCGCTTAGAGGCGCCCAGCTCGTAAACGCGAGCGCGCTAATAGTTCGGTATTTCGGCGGGATAAAGCTAGGCACGGGCGGACTCGTGCGAGCTTATGGCGCAGCGGTAAATGCGGCGATAGAGGAGGCTGAGGGCTGCGGGGCGCTAGTTAAATTTGAGATAAAATCGCTTTGCGTGTTTTTTACGCTATACGCGCTTGGTTCGCGATTTGAGCACTATTTTGAAAAGAGAAATTTGAGCTTTGAGCGAGAATTTAACGAGGAGGGCGCGATCTGGCGAGTGGAGTTTAACAGCGCCGAATTTGAGGAATTTCAGGCATTTGCGAGCGGGTTTGAGCAGGAGGGGTTTAAATTTTACGCCTTGCCGTTAGCTGCGAAAGGGTAG
- the msrA gene encoding peptide-methionine (S)-S-oxide reductase MsrA produces MLGKTLKTAGIVGALALFLGIFLNLQGEQMNHENETKEPVAANKTIVLAGGCFWGTEAYLKQLPGVVSTYTAYANSKVPNPSYEQVCTGDTNAAEAVWVEYDEYVIDLPHLLKFYFNTIDPTSLNKQGGDRGTQYRTGIYYTDAADEPAIRAFISQQQKNYKAPIVTEVAPLENIYKAEEYHQDYLDKNPHGYCHVTFESLPKKGEILSDKKRDMKQNLQNYKNKDDAALKNELSAISYEVVKHAATERPHSSELNAEERIGIYVDITNGQPLFSSYDKFDAGCGWPSFTKPIDASLIAEKSDLSHGMVRTEVKTAMSDSHLGHVFDDGPRDKGGLRYCINGAALRFVPKEEMEKEGYGYLIPYLDAQYSKK; encoded by the coding sequence ATGCTTGGCAAAACGTTAAAAACAGCAGGAATAGTCGGCGCTTTAGCGCTATTTTTAGGTATATTTTTAAATTTACAAGGAGAACAGATGAATCATGAGAATGAGACGAAGGAGCCTGTGGCCGCGAATAAAACGATCGTGCTGGCGGGTGGGTGCTTTTGGGGTACGGAGGCCTATCTAAAGCAGCTTCCTGGCGTGGTGAGTACCTACACCGCCTACGCAAACTCAAAGGTGCCAAACCCTAGCTACGAACAGGTCTGCACGGGCGATACGAACGCCGCCGAAGCCGTCTGGGTCGAATACGACGAGTACGTGATCGACCTGCCGCATTTGCTCAAATTTTACTTTAACACCATAGATCCGACCAGCCTAAACAAGCAAGGCGGCGACCGCGGCACGCAGTACCGTACGGGCATTTACTACACCGATGCGGCGGATGAGCCGGCGATCAGAGCCTTTATCTCCCAGCAACAAAAAAACTACAAAGCGCCCATCGTAACCGAGGTCGCGCCGCTAGAAAATATCTACAAAGCCGAAGAGTATCATCAGGACTATCTGGACAAAAACCCGCACGGCTACTGCCACGTGACCTTTGAGAGTCTGCCTAAAAAGGGCGAAATTTTAAGCGACAAAAAGCGCGATATGAAGCAAAATCTGCAAAACTACAAAAACAAAGACGACGCGGCGCTAAAAAATGAGCTCAGCGCCATCTCATACGAGGTCGTAAAGCACGCAGCGACCGAGCGTCCGCACAGCAGCGAGCTAAACGCCGAGGAGCGCATCGGCATCTACGTCGATATCACCAACGGTCAGCCGCTTTTTAGCTCGTATGATAAATTTGACGCTGGCTGCGGGTGGCCGAGCTTTACGAAGCCGATAGATGCTAGCCTGATCGCCGAAAAGTCCGATCTATCGCACGGCATGGTACGCACCGAGGTCAAAACCGCGATGTCGGACTCGCACCTGGGGCATGTATTTGACGACGGTCCGCGCGACAAAGGAGGGCTAAGATACTGCATAAACGGCGCTGCGCTGAGATTTGTGCCAAAGGAGGAAATGGAGAAGGAGGGGTATGGGTATTTGATACCGTATCTCGACGCGCAGTATTCTAAAAAATAA
- a CDS encoding ABC-F family ATP-binding cassette domain-containing protein — translation MLEVKNLLMRFNAQLLFEDVNLKLARGNRYGLIGANGAGKSTFLKILSGEIEANSGEIVIENGLKVGVLGQDQFAFENFSVKDAVLYGNKRLYDAVKEKEQLYMSEEFTDAINDRLAQLEMISAEEDPSYEYEVRIEKILSSLGFSDFEKPMSEVENSDKFKVLLAQVLFPKPDILFLDEPTNNLDIDSIKWLENELNRHEGTMVLISHDRHFLNAVCTHILDVDFKKIRQFSGNYDDWYIASTLVAKQHEMERDKKLKEKEELEKFIARFSANASKARQATSRQKQLNKLDIEEIKVSSRRDPSILFRTKRDIGNEILEVRGISKKYDKVLFENFSFKLEKNDKVAIIGANGVGKSTLAKIIIGEVATDSGDVHVGATIEPSYFAQDTTNKITGELKLYEWLQDENNKDLDEIRKCLGRMLFSGAEQEKSVGSLSGGEKHRLMLSRLMLERGNLLVLDEPNNHLDLEAIIALGEALYKFVGNVICVSHDRELIDAFANRIIHLKGNGEVVDFKGTFEEYAAMNEGATA, via the coding sequence ATGCTTGAAGTCAAAAATTTATTAATGAGATTTAACGCGCAGTTGCTATTTGAGGATGTAAATCTAAAACTCGCTCGCGGCAACCGCTACGGACTCATCGGCGCAAACGGCGCTGGAAAATCGACGTTTTTAAAAATCCTCTCAGGCGAGATCGAGGCAAACAGCGGCGAGATCGTCATCGAAAACGGACTAAAAGTAGGCGTGCTGGGTCAAGATCAGTTCGCGTTTGAAAACTTTAGCGTCAAGGACGCCGTGCTATACGGCAACAAACGCCTCTACGACGCAGTAAAAGAAAAAGAACAGCTCTACATGAGCGAAGAGTTTACTGACGCTATAAACGACCGCCTGGCACAGCTTGAGATGATAAGCGCCGAGGAGGATCCTAGCTACGAGTACGAAGTGCGTATAGAAAAAATCCTAAGCTCGCTTGGCTTTAGCGACTTTGAAAAGCCGATGAGCGAGGTCGAAAACTCGGATAAATTTAAAGTCCTGCTCGCTCAAGTGCTATTTCCAAAGCCGGACATTCTTTTCCTCGACGAGCCCACCAACAACCTTGATATCGATAGTATAAAGTGGCTAGAAAACGAGCTAAACCGCCACGAAGGCACGATGGTGCTAATCAGCCACGACCGCCACTTCTTAAACGCGGTTTGCACGCACATCCTAGATGTGGATTTTAAGAAAATCAGGCAGTTTTCGGGCAACTACGACGACTGGTACATCGCCTCGACGCTGGTTGCCAAACAGCACGAGATGGAACGCGACAAAAAGCTAAAAGAAAAAGAGGAGCTGGAGAAATTTATCGCGCGATTCTCGGCAAACGCGAGCAAGGCCCGCCAAGCCACGAGCCGCCAAAAGCAGCTAAACAAACTCGACATCGAGGAGATCAAGGTATCAAGCAGACGCGATCCCAGCATACTTTTCCGCACCAAGCGCGACATCGGCAACGAGATCCTAGAGGTGCGCGGCATTAGCAAAAAATACGACAAGGTTTTGTTTGAAAATTTTAGCTTCAAGCTCGAAAAAAACGACAAAGTCGCTATCATCGGCGCAAACGGCGTAGGCAAAAGCACGCTGGCTAAAATCATCATCGGCGAGGTGGCTACAGATAGCGGCGACGTGCACGTGGGCGCGACGATAGAGCCTAGCTATTTTGCGCAGGATACGACGAATAAAATCACCGGCGAGCTAAAGCTCTACGAGTGGCTGCAAGACGAAAACAACAAGGACCTAGACGAGATCCGCAAGTGCCTAGGCAGGATGCTGTTTAGCGGCGCCGAGCAGGAAAAATCGGTCGGCAGCCTAAGCGGAGGCGAGAAACACCGCCTGATGCTAAGCCGCCTGATGCTAGAGCGCGGCAACCTGCTCGTGCTAGACGAGCCAAACAACCACCTCGACCTCGAGGCCATCATCGCTCTTGGCGAGGCGCTGTATAAATTCGTCGGCAACGTCATCTGCGTGAGCCACGACAGAGAGCTCATCGACGCCTTTGCTAACCGCATCATCCACCTCAAAGGAAACGGCGAGGTCGTCGATTTTAAGGGAACTTTTGAAGAATACGCCGCGATGAACGAGGGAGCGACGGCTTAA
- a CDS encoding DUF5131 family protein — protein MVNLAFCRQNRASFNSKSKISLKSYIKSTQSKAETKMRIAKTRAKNILSRSKIGSGGYAINPYVGCPHGCIYCYAEFMRGVTGHEEAWGEFLDVKEFDTASLVKFAASHGGERVFMSSVTDCYNPYEAQFGATRKVLETLAGSDANLQILTKSSLVTRDIDLLQTTPNVRVGVSLSVVDENLRRMLEPRASPVATRIAAIKKLRAAGVKTYIFVAPIFPQITPVFDIISRYGDAADEIWFDRLNLYPNFRDKILAFIGRNFPALLPLYKQIYLFGDDGYFERLAGEIRLAAQEKFGSESGERVRIFFERRKSGAGKFER, from the coding sequence TTGGTAAATTTAGCTTTTTGCCGACAAAACCGCGCTTCTTTTAACTCAAAGTCTAAAATTTCGCTAAAATCCTACATAAAATCCACGCAATCAAAGGCTGAAACAAAAATGCGCATCGCAAAAACCCGCGCCAAAAATATCCTCTCGCGCTCCAAAATCGGAAGCGGAGGCTACGCGATCAATCCGTACGTAGGCTGCCCTCACGGCTGCATCTACTGCTACGCCGAGTTTATGCGCGGCGTCACCGGGCACGAGGAGGCGTGGGGCGAGTTTTTGGACGTGAAGGAATTTGATACGGCGAGCTTAGTTAAATTTGCCGCCTCGCACGGCGGCGAGCGCGTATTTATGAGCTCGGTCACCGACTGCTATAATCCGTACGAGGCGCAGTTTGGAGCTACGCGAAAAGTCCTTGAAACGCTGGCGGGCTCGGATGCGAATCTGCAAATTTTAACTAAATCAAGCCTCGTGACGCGCGACATAGACCTGCTGCAAACCACGCCAAACGTCCGCGTAGGCGTGAGTTTGAGTGTGGTAGACGAAAACCTGCGCCGCATGCTCGAGCCTCGCGCAAGTCCCGTCGCTACAAGGATCGCAGCGATAAAAAAGCTACGCGCCGCGGGAGTAAAAACTTATATCTTCGTCGCGCCGATTTTCCCGCAGATCACGCCGGTTTTTGACATCATATCCCGCTACGGCGACGCAGCGGATGAAATTTGGTTCGATAGGCTAAATCTCTATCCAAATTTTAGGGATAAAATTTTAGCTTTCATCGGGCGAAATTTCCCCGCGCTTTTGCCGCTTTATAAGCAAATTTATCTATTTGGAGATGATGGCTATTTTGAGCGGCTAGCGGGCGAGATCAGGCTTGCGGCGCAGGAGAAATTTGGAAGCGAGAGCGGCGAGAGGGTTAGGATATTTTTTGAGCGGAGAAAATCCGGCGCAGGTAAATTTGAAAGGTAA